One segment of Osmerus mordax isolate fOsmMor3 chromosome 28, fOsmMor3.pri, whole genome shotgun sequence DNA contains the following:
- the elovl7a gene encoding elongation of very long chain fatty acids protein 7a has translation MEFSDFKSKAIRMYDEFIQHADSRTDDWMLMSSPLPQTIIIAAYIYFVTSLGPRLMENRKAFDLKGVLVVYNFSVVALSLYMCYEYVISGWGTGYTFHCDPVDYSDSPQALRMAATCWLYYFSKFIEMLDTVFFVLRKKNSQVTFLHVFHHSIMPFNWWFGVRFAAGGQGTFHAMLNCIVHVIMYTYYGLSALGPAYQKFLWWKKYLTTIQLIQFVIVTTHIFQYFFMKDCPYQFPIFVYIIGLYGLVFLFLFLNFWYHAYTKGKRLPKVLQNQRWAHHSNGVINGNTNSMQHDKDD, from the exons ACTCCAGGACGGATGACTGGATGCTCATGTCAtcgcccctcccccagaccatCATCATCGCGGCGTACATCTACTTTGTCACATCGCTAGGGCCACGGCTGATGGAGAACCGCAAAGCGTTTGACCTCAAAGGTGTGCTCGTGGTCTACAACTTCAGCGTGGTCGCCCTCTCCCTCTACATGTGCTACGAG TATGTGATTTCCGGTTGGGGGACAGGATACACCTTCCACTGTGACCCCGTGGACTACTCTGACTCACCCCAGGCCCTCAGG ATGGCAGCGACGTGCTGGCTCTACTACTTCTCCAAGTTCATCGAGATGTTGGACACG GTCTTCTTTGTGCTGAGGAAGAAGAACAGCCAGGTGACCTTCCTCCATGTCTTCCATCACTCCATCATGCCTTTCAATTGGTGGTTCGGGGTGCGCTTCGCTGCAG GTGGTCAGGGCACGTTTCACGCCATGCTCAACTGTATCGTCCACGTCATCATGTACACCTACTACGGCCTGTCTGCCCTGGGCCCTGCCTACCAGAAGTTTCTGTGGTGGAAGAAGTACCTCACCACCATCCAGCTG ATCCAGTTCGTAATCGTCACCACCCACATCTTCCAGTATTTCTTCATGAAGGACTGCCCTTACCAGTTTCCCATCTTCGTGTACATCATCGGCCTGTACGGCctggtcttcctcttcctcttcctcaactTCTGGTACCACGCCTACACCAAGGGCAAGCGGCTGCCCAAGGTCCTGCAGAACCAGCGCTGGGCCCACCACTCCAATGGAGTCATTAACGGCAACACCAACAGCATGCAGCACGACAAAGACGACTGA